In Micromonospora cremea, the genomic window TTGCTCTCCACCTTGACCACCTGCACCTTGCCGATCTGGGCGGTGGACGCGACGTGGGTGCCGCCGTCGGCCTGCACGTCCAGGCCGACGATGTCGACGATCCGGACCTCCTGCTCGTCCGGGGGGATGAGGTTGGACTGGGTACGGATGATGTCCGGCAGGGCCAACGCCTCGGTGCGCGGCAGCACCCGGACGGCGACCGAGCGGTCGGCGGACACCTCGGCGTTGACCAATTCCTCGATCCGGCTCTTGAAGTCGGCCGGCACCTCGGGGAGGTTGAAGTCCATCCGGGCCTCGCCCGGCTCCATCGAGTTGCCGGTGACGAGCGCGCCGAAGTCGCGGAACACCACCCCGCAGAGCACGTGCAGCCCGGAGTGGGTGCGCATCAGACGGGTGCGGCGCTCGTCCTCCACCGCGCCGACGACCTCGGTGCCGGCCGGCGGCAGCGGGTCACCCTCGGCGGGGATCAGATACGGGTCGTCGCCCTTGCGGGTGCCCACGATCCGCGTCTGTACGCCCTGCCAGAGCAGCACGCCGTGGTCCGGTGGCTGCCCGCCGCCGCCCGGGTAGAACGCCGAGCGGTCGAGCACGATGCCCTGCTCC contains:
- a CDS encoding alanyl-tRNA editing protein, whose product is MGVTQHGRTHRLDLADPTLREWTCTVLHADPEQGIVLDRSAFYPGGGGQPPDHGVLLWQGVQTRIVGTRKGDDPYLIPAEGDPLPPAGTEVVGAVEDERRTRLMRTHSGLHVLCGVVFRDFGALVTGNSMEPGEARMDFNLPEVPADFKSRIEELVNAEVSADRSVAVRVLPRTEALALPDIIRTQSNLIPPDEQEVRIVDIVGLDVQADGGTHVASTAQIGKVQVVKVESKGRANRRVRVRLAD